The Bacteroidia bacterium genome segment TCCTTCGCCTTACGGATTAACTCGGAAATACCGGCTGCTCCGTCAAGCAGTGAATACTGCGTGTGAACGTGAAGGTGAGAGAAATTCATAGGGGGTTGAAGCTCCCCTAAATTACAGGAAACAACCGGTTTTTATTCCCTGATTTATTAAGGAATATGAACAAGGGAAGGGTTAATTTCTCCGGACTAGTACGGGTTGAAGATCACCGTGCTGGTGTCTTTAGCGGGTCGCAGGGAAAGAACGGGAATGGCTGAATCATCCACTATCTTCTGAGCTGTGGTACCTACCAGGAATTCCTTGAAATTGAGCTCCGCCTTCGTCATGATCATAATTAGATCTGCCTCAATTTTGTCGGCATACGCCACAACGGTCTCTGCAATATCCTCCGAAGCCAGTGATTTATTCGTGCAGGGTATGCCTTTGGATTTAATGTAGGCTTTCACCTGATGGGAGTAAGCCAGAATTTTATTTTCATACTCTGCATCCTTCAATGAGAAAACAGAGAGAATACGTATGGCTGCGTTGAAATATTTAGCGAATTCGATTGCTTTGTCCACTTTTTGGCGGGTTTCCTTTGTGAGGTCAAGGGGAAGTAGAATGTTCTCACAGCCGTCGCGGTGATCTGTTCCGCGGATTGAAATCACCGGATGCTTCGATTCACGAATGAATTTGGATGCACTCTGGCCAATCATGTCTTTGGTAGACATATGAGAGGTTAGTCCCAGCACAATCAGAACCGGTTCAAGTTCATCGGCGATTTTAATGGTCTCATTAAAAACATTTCCTGAAGCATAGCGCACCTTTACAGATAAACCAGACTCCTTTTCCACTTCCTTTGCCAGATTCTGCATGTACTCAACCTCCCGTGTCTCGTCCTTCTCAAATACATGCAGCATCACGATTTCTGAATGGGTATAGCGGGCCAGGTTGTAAGATTGTTTCAGGGCAACAATGGTTTGTTCGGTCGAATCGATCGGAACAAGGATGTAGTTCTTCTTTGGCATAGCTGGGACTGTTATTAGATAGGGGTGCAAAGATAGAATTCTGGTCTAAAACCATAAAATAAATAGGTTAAATTACTGAAAAAGAGCATATTATTGTATTCAGAAGCCTCAAATTTATTTGCCGGTGACCTGTTTTTTTTCGATCTTCGCAGTCCTTTTAAAAAAAACAAGTAAAAAAAAGCTACAATGCCTGTAAAAATCAGATTGCAGAGACACGGGAAAAAGGCCTTCGCCTATTTCCATATTGTCGTAGCGGACGGTCGTGCACCGCGTGATGGGAAGTTCATCGAAAAAATAGGCACGTATAATCCAAACACCAATCCGGCTACGATTGAGCTGGAGACGAACAAAGCACTCTCCTGGCTGGAATCCGGAGCGCAGCCAACCGACACCTGTAAGGCTATTCTGTCCTACAAGGGTGTGATGTTCAAGCATCACCTCAACAAGGGAGTTAAGAAAGGTGCACTTACGCAGGAACAGGCGGATGCACGCCATGCTAAGTGGCTTCAGGAGAAGGAATCACGAATCCTCGGTAAAGTGACAAAAATCGCAGAAGCCCGGAAAGAAGTGAATAAGAAGCGTTATGAGTCGGAGATCGCCGCAAACTCTTCCCGAGCCGCCAAGCTCGCTGCGAAGAAGGCTGCAGCTACTGAGACTGCTGAAACTGCTGCTCCTGCTGCAGAGACCAATACTGCCCCTGCTGCGGAGGAGAGCACACCGCAGTAATCGTTTTCTGCTAATATTTAAGGACGGGAGGTCAACACCTTCCGTCTTTTTTTTGAGATGAACAAGGAAGAAGCTTTTGAGTTGGGTACTGTTCTGAAACCGGATGGTTTCGACGGGAGCATATTGATCACATTAGACACAGACTCCACAGAGAAGTACCGGAAGCTCTCAAGCGTATGGCTCGGTGCAGCAGCACCTGAACAGGAGTTTCGTGTGCTTCGGATTGATGTGCACAAAGATTTTTCTGCCACTGTTTGGCTGGAAGGCATTACCAGCGAGGAGGCAGCTGACAAACTGAGAAAGCAGAGCGTGTGGCTGCCGCTGGACTTTCTTCCCACTCCGGAAGGAAATATGTTCTACCTCCATGAAGTGAGTGGATACGAAGTGGTGGAGGAAGGGAAAATAACAGGCGTTGTGAAAGGCGTCATGGAGTTACCGCATCAGAAACTACTTGAAATTGATATAGATGGGAAGGAGGTACTGCTACCGTTACTGCCCGAATTCTATCTCGGGATAGACAGGGAGAAGCGACAGATTATTGTTAGGATACCTGACGGACTGCGCGATCTCTAAGCGCTGGTTTGAAGATTCGCCGCGAATTGCTTAACTTTAGTTGGCCGACCCGGAGGGTGTCTATGTCAGTAGCCAGCTTTGCCTTTAAACAGTTTGTTGTAAAACAGGATCGAAGCGCCATGAAGGTGGGTACCGATGCTGTTCTTCTGGGATCCTGGGCAGATGTCTGCGGGGCTTTGCATGTTCTGGATATCGGAACCGGTACCGGAGTAATTGCACTGATGCTTGCACAGCGCTCTGAGGCAAGTATTGATGCCATTGATATTGATGAGATCAGTTGCAGGGAGGCAGAGGAAAATGTACGATCCTCCAGGTGGGATAGCCGGATCAGTGTGCGACACACTTCTTTTCAGGATTTTGCAAAAAAGGAGCAGCGGCGTTTTGACCTGATTGTGAGTAATCCTCCTTATTTTTCCCGTTCATCTAAAGCAAGTTTTCTGGGACGTACGCTTGCGCGGCATACGGATCTTTTGCCGTTCGAAGAGCTTGTTGCAGGGGTGAGTCTCCTGCTGCGCGACTGCGGCCGCTTTTGCCTGATCCTTCCTCAAAAGGAGGCAGCACTTTTCAGGGATATCGCTGTGCTTCACAAATTGTATCTTACCAGGGTAACCCGAGTGAGAACTACTCCGGAAAAGGCAACTGAGAAACGTTGGCTCATGCAGTTCCAGAAAAAACCTACCTGTTTTAAGGAGGATCTTCTTGTGATTGAGCAGGGCGGGAGGCATTCGTATTCGGAGGAATACAGGAACCTGACCCGCGATTTCTATCTTGCCTTCTGAATCTTTTCCTTTTCTATAAAGCGGATACCTAAGGTTGCCAGCTCTTTCAGAATCGGCCTGTAAATCTCTTCTGTTACCGGTATCAAAACACCTCTCTGACGGATCTGCCCCTTTAAAATCATTCCGGCTGAGATGGCGAGCGGAATTCCAACCGTTTGAGCCATGGCAGTCTGAACAGGGTTTTTCCCTTTTAAAACCAAGGAGGAAGTGAGTTGATACTTCTTTCCTCTATAGGAATAGTGAAATTCGTGGTACATCACCACCATATCTTTGTCGTGCGCACCTAATTTCCACTTGCGTTCCAGCAAAGCCTGAAGATATTGGGCCGGTGTGCCTCTTTTCAGCTTTGTGGCCGTTTTCCCGAAAATGCCTAACCAATCCAGTTTTTTGAGTACGGAAGGTGTAGTGTGTAGAAATTTTGCTGTACGATACCGGAGGGTACCTTTTCCCGCGGGAACAAAGGAGGAAAGCAGATCGTCCCAGTATTTGTATTTCCCTTCCGGCAGCTGCCAGCTGTCATCTGTTAGTCCGAGCTGAACAAGGGCGTCCCATGCTTTGCAGAATCCGTCTGCACGAAGAGTGCCCCGGAGAATATCCTGTACGTCTTCAATTCCGTACTGTGGGAGATAGGATAAGGAGTCCCTGTTAGCATAAGCATCAAATTTCCCAAAGTCGGGAACCTGAACGGATTTAGCTGATGAGAATAGCCGGGAATAAGGCAGAAATCGAATCCGGCCATTTTCCCGGAACCGGGCGGTGCCTTGCCCGGCAAGGATCACATTCCTCGGGTTCCATGAAAATTTATATCCCCAGGGATTTGTATCCGATTCCGGCGCCACCAGTCCTCCGCAATACGATCGGAATGCAAGCAGCCTGCAGCCCTTTTTTTTAAGCCGGTGAATGACCTCCATGGCACTCATATGATCAATTCCGGGGTCGAGTCCGATCTCATTCATGAATACCAGGCCTCTCGCTTTTACCGCCTCATCCAGTTTTTTCATCTCCGGCGAAACGTAACTGGCGGTGGCCAGGTGAACTCCTTTCTGCAAGCACTCCATTGCAACGATCTGGTGCAGTGAAGCCGGCAGCATGGAGATGACAATGTCTTTTCCTTCGATGAGCCGGGCACGTTCTTCCGCATTCATTGCATCCAGTACAACGGCCCGTGCGCGCGGATGTTTCCCCGTTTTCATGAGCGCATTCTCCATTGAAATATCCGCAACTGTAATGATCCAGTCCTCTCTTTCCGCGTGTTCAAGAAGATAATTGATCAGTGAAGACGACGAACGGCCGGCACCAAGGATAAGAATGTTCTTCATAGGTGCTCAAAGTTAATCAAAAGAAAAAGCCCGGTTCCGAAGGAAGCCGGGCTTTTTCTTTTACCAGGTGGTACGTTTATTTGCTGATCACGACCTTCTGCACAACCTTTTCTCCTCCTGCTGTTAGTTCAATAAAGTAAGTACCGTTAGGTATATTCCGTGTGTCTACCTTGAACAGATGCTTTCCGGACGCAAGATTTTCATCTGCCACCACCATTACTTCCTGTCCGATCACATTGAACATTTTGAGCGTGGCCTGGCTGTTCTCAGGTATGTTAACGTTCAGATAAAGTTCCTGTCCTGCAGGATTCGGGAACGCTCCCACACTCAGCTGATTTTGCAACGCCAGAAGGTGAGAACCGGTGAGGATACCATCGTAGGTTACCTGCGCGTTGGAGGCACTGTTGGAAAGATCCGTAAGATTGTCTCCTGCCAGCAGTGCAAATGCAACCACCACCGAATCACCGGGAGCGATGCTGAAGGGGCCGGAGGAAACGCAATCCATTACGTCATTTCCGTTTCCTGTGGTTCCCGCCTGTGCTCTTTGTGTAGAAAGCACGGTGTATTTTTCGCCCGTGTCAAATGCAGGTGTTCCGGCGGTAGGGTCTATGCCTCCTCCTCCTCCTGCGATGTTATCTACTGCGTAGTGCACGAAAGGAGCTGTTGTAGTAAGAAGTTTTGTTCCTGCATACAATCCGTTTGTTTGCGTGCTGTATACGTAGCCCAGCCTCAGTGAGGTGTTCTGGTTGGCCTTGTTCAGGGAATAATTCATAACATCCCAGTCGGTAATAATACCGCAGTAAAGATTGCTGACGGCTGTGCTATTTGTGTTCTTGAGCACATACTCTACAATCACATATTTTGTATTGCCCGGCGTTGTCCATGCCCATCCCTTATGGTGTGTTTGGATGCCAATGGGTGAGGGGGCTACTGCGTCGTTGAAACGGCCGTCCACATCAAAAGCGGATACCTGTGAAGGCACTACCTGGTATACGCGCAGGAGCGTGGCATTGTCCACGTCCATGCTGGCACCACCGCGGAACATGTCAGAAACTTTCGTGTTGGAACTTCCGAGCATCATGGACGACTCATACATCAGGTT includes the following:
- a CDS encoding universal stress protein, whose translation is MPKKNYILVPIDSTEQTIVALKQSYNLARYTHSEIVMLHVFEKDETREVEYMQNLAKEVEKESGLSVKVRYASGNVFNETIKIADELEPVLIVLGLTSHMSTKDMIGQSASKFIRESKHPVISIRGTDHRDGCENILLPLDLTKETRQKVDKAIEFAKYFNAAIRILSVFSLKDAEYENKILAYSHQVKAYIKSKGIPCTNKSLASEDIAETVVAYADKIEADLIMIMTKAELNFKEFLVGTTAQKIVDDSAIPVLSLRPAKDTSTVIFNPY
- a CDS encoding 30S ribosomal protein S16 — protein: MPVKIRLQRHGKKAFAYFHIVVADGRAPRDGKFIEKIGTYNPNTNPATIELETNKALSWLESGAQPTDTCKAILSYKGVMFKHHLNKGVKKGALTQEQADARHAKWLQEKESRILGKVTKIAEARKEVNKKRYESEIAANSSRAAKLAAKKAAATETAETAAPAAETNTAPAAEESTPQ
- the rimM gene encoding 16S rRNA processing protein RimM; this translates as MNKEEAFELGTVLKPDGFDGSILITLDTDSTEKYRKLSSVWLGAAAPEQEFRVLRIDVHKDFSATVWLEGITSEEAADKLRKQSVWLPLDFLPTPEGNMFYLHEVSGYEVVEEGKITGVVKGVMELPHQKLLEIDIDGKEVLLPLLPEFYLGIDREKRQIIVRIPDGLRDL
- a CDS encoding methyltransferase, with translation MSVASFAFKQFVVKQDRSAMKVGTDAVLLGSWADVCGALHVLDIGTGTGVIALMLAQRSEASIDAIDIDEISCREAEENVRSSRWDSRISVRHTSFQDFAKKEQRRFDLIVSNPPYFSRSSKASFLGRTLARHTDLLPFEELVAGVSLLLRDCGRFCLILPQKEAALFRDIAVLHKLYLTRVTRVRTTPEKATEKRWLMQFQKKPTCFKEDLLVIEQGGRHSYSEEYRNLTRDFYLAF
- a CDS encoding saccharopine dehydrogenase NADP-binding domain-containing protein — translated: MKNILILGAGRSSSSLINYLLEHAEREDWIITVADISMENALMKTGKHPRARAVVLDAMNAEERARLIEGKDIVISMLPASLHQIVAMECLQKGVHLATASYVSPEMKKLDEAVKARGLVFMNEIGLDPGIDHMSAMEVIHRLKKKGCRLLAFRSYCGGLVAPESDTNPWGYKFSWNPRNVILAGQGTARFRENGRIRFLPYSRLFSSAKSVQVPDFGKFDAYANRDSLSYLPQYGIEDVQDILRGTLRADGFCKAWDALVQLGLTDDSWQLPEGKYKYWDDLLSSFVPAGKGTLRYRTAKFLHTTPSVLKKLDWLGIFGKTATKLKRGTPAQYLQALLERKWKLGAHDKDMVVMYHEFHYSYRGKKYQLTSSLVLKGKNPVQTAMAQTVGIPLAISAGMILKGQIRQRGVLIPVTEEIYRPILKELATLGIRFIEKEKIQKAR